CAAACACAAATGAATGGGAGTATGTAAAATATGCTTGAAATTTGAGAGTATGAAAGCAATAAGAGTacaaaaatcttagagagaattttgcttaatcaaattgctaatctctAACTAATgaaggcaaatgagggggtatatataaatatcccttaaattttgaccgttagggacctattgaggatttttaaaaaagtttatataaaaaattaaccctaattaccctcaattaaccacgataaaaataaggcaacccgagagtttcagtcgcaTGGTCCTTAGGCAGACACAATCAGAAAAGTTCACTTTCTGACTTTGGGTGCCCGAGTGAAGGTTCGGGTTGCTGGGCCAAAGTGATTTTCCAAACcctcgaggtttggtcgcccggtgGTCAGTTTGGTCTGTCGAACTCATACTTCGGTCACCCAAGGCTATTTTGAAGTTAGAGTTCGGGCGCCCAGGGAAGGTGTAAAGTGATCGTTcttatgttcggtcgaccatggacaaTTAGTTCAAATTAGGTTCtatgacaacccgaataataatgggatttaaattaGGTTtggacgacattgcactttggaaggaataactgaGGGAAATtttcagggcctcgtcgacaaacataggagattcgtcgacaagaagataccataaactaaagcaattattttctatgcaaattattattatgtatgagtaaatttatttttagaaaagcatgtattgtatctgtatattacaaaggaaatgcacgtttgggaaaataccgttattatgttgaaatgtgtatatatgtatgagatgccaaaaattatgatttttagaacacaatgtatggctttatacagcaaatgtgtgacatgaatatgaTTTTACGTGAAAGGTATTACGATGtgactttgttacgaatgaagcatgttttcaagaatatgaaatgttacagtataaatgatgttgaaaatacatgataattgatttatcttcagaatgatatatatgaaatgatttcggcgcgaggccgtatatatatatgaaatgattttggcgcgagaccgtatttatgaaatgttcggtgcaaggctgtatatatgaaatgattttcggcgcgaggccgtatttatgaaatgttcggcgcgaggctgtatatgtggaatgatttcggcgcgaggccgtatttatgtaatgttcggcgcgaggtcgtatttatgaaatgattttcagcGCGAGGTCataattatgaaatgatgaaaaatgctaaaatatcatgtattatatgttatcagaacccggatgttagtttagttcaatttaagagcacagtaccgtggcttatagatcaaatatcgatgatcagattggtgctaaccaccccatgagggggtgggagatggatagtcgatgtggctttcagtagagtgtgaacgtccacctagcagtctggactagggtgtggcagatccatcgtacttacagacatttttaactcgacagtggtcggctagtcattgtcgggtcccaccttcaggctgcacaacccattatggggggtaatacatgacatcagttagttatTCATCCtaagtatgtttttagtattattaactataatagacatttcatgatcaatatgaattattagaaaatatgaaagtatatgattattccaccatgttatgatgtatgtttttagatatatgaaatgtactgagtatgtataactgcaataaatattcatgttgtcacacaactgtatttagtttattttcccttactgagaagtgtctcacccccaaacttaattaattttttgggaaaccctgagagaccggcggggcGTGGCCGCTGTTGAGTTTATTGAGCTACCCCGTTAtaagggtaagtcttgtactaggatcaggagatttttgttgtatgatcctagatttattttggcacttttggagattgtatataaacacagtattatagAATtacagtaaactctggtattatgtattctatggctttgagaatgtgatttatatttactgctgcttaggtttccgctgtgattgacaggtgtctcCGTTACCCACGGGTCCGGATTGACTATTCTATTTagtatgtttcattttatattaagatttttgaggtcgttacaggttTGGTCACCTAGGttatggtcaactgttgaccctttGCACATTCGGTCGCTTAAACCATTTTAACTCTCTAGGTTTGGTCGCACCGAATCCCTATTTTTGTCCTATTTGAGAAAAAACAATTTACCCCTGTTTTCATAGATATGACTTATAAGATAGAGgatatttttcaagtgatgtgtaaggATCTAGGGTTAGTCTACGACCTAGGCTTATTAATTAAAGCTTAAAAACCTAGTGTCGGTCGACCatttgatttccctatggtcagactatgACATTTGAGCATAAACTTATCATGCATGCAGAAGCATTATTACAAAtcataataattattacagatccaagaataataaatgcatttacaaataaatATGAACACGTCttttgtagagacctgaacccgtaaaataagaaaaagggtaaaaaaaggtaattttagcaggttttgttgacgaagccaaggttctcgttgatgaaggcccTTCTGTAGTTCATcactgaaattcagagcctcagagacgaagagatcccgaccaACAGGAAAAATATCAGACttaggttcatcgatgaagagcctactgtggctcgtcgacgaaggcaccatttgtCTACGAGTTTGACCtagtcaaggggtctataaatatcatttttggttgcttaagggttaagaaactcaaaactctctcccTGTCTCTCTAGAACTggcgaactctctctctctctctctctctctctctctctctctctctctctctttgatccttCGTTATTCGTCACCCGAATCCACGATTTGACgttactgcgtggatcaggggGAAAATCTCTACGATTATAGCAGattggatcttcattttgaggactTTTGGATTTCATCAcgaaatcgaggtaagagtcTAAGTttatttttggttcggtagatctgcagtaaataggattgtgttgaagtaCTGTTCTTCGGCTTATAGGTTTTGAGAGCTCGTTTCGCTGTTTTAGGAGTCATATAGTTCGTGTTTTGGAGTTCGAAAATaggtaaagggatttgtttacatcagtctttttagaaaactaaaccgctagaaATTTAGCTTATGTCtatatgcacgtattgactgtttatttgcaaagtttcacctgGTAAAAATGCctgttttacgattttggtaaaaatgaaggttttgacgtatgatctccaaacttttcaaaacttatttatttgtattaatcTTAACATAGGAGAAGTTTGAACCTctatttttccatttaaatgatatttattgaGTTATATGCTATATAACGGATTTTGACcaaacgagtgtgacatatgatataaaatggaatatgtgaatctgtttaaatacgtatatgaactatgggaattGGAGTTCCATTTTTACTATctgaaaatatggaaaataggtgTCAGTTATATACCGAGGTTTgtatgtgaaaagggttaaaccgatAATATGTGCTTCGGTTTATACCACAGTATGAACGAATGAGTTCGTAAAAATACTGAAACTATAGAggtgatttttgaatttgaaataagtTAATTCGTTTTATCATAAATTGTACATATGATATTTGAAACTGCAACTTGTTACTATTAGAGCCTTAAAATGCTCACTATTATacgagagccttaaaaagctcaccgttataagagagccttaaaaagttcaacgttatatgaagccttaaaaaactTAAGTGCAGTTCCGTTACTATATactggatacagtgcaaccacacatctgattttcaatgtgggtatcgagatagttggctagATTGGAGTGTGCCTGTGGGGGTTTAATGGATCAGGTGGTTccagtcggactatagtaaatcgcacaacccgagccaaggggtagtgttggcatttgttattattgtttctaaactggacagtgttctaaatatgcatatttatgatttgaaaactaaaatgggcaaagtccacaggtttgagtaccgggcggagggattgtacaatgtatgaccctgtaccctaccctaacctcaggaactctcgcttgttatgatgTTAAACCATCTATTGTAAGAATTATGtctatatatcttctatattacagtattgagaacaTGCCTTATAAGTAACTGCTTTCAACTGAAATAAATGcatatggtcacacactaatgtaatatcttccatcttactgagaagtatctcaccccaacatacaacctttcttTTAGGTCATGctggacgtcggtcctagttgatAGAGGAACTTAGAGGGTTGTATTgtgtttagcttacgtaagtgtttGTATATGTAATACACTCAATTTAGAACGTTCTTTTGGGGATCgtaagaacatgttatgttttaagtacgattGTATGCCAGGAGTATGTGTGTGATTTGAATGATAAATTTGTTCACATATTTAGGTGCACACACTAATAACTTACGGTTTATTATCATTAAAACCAGggtcggattcaaaaagtcaacaaatatcttacttcaaagaatttcaaagaaaaaaaaagtaaatgcTATGAACAAGAAGGagatatttaagaaaaaaatttccaaaattatcaaataaaattcaatgctagtcatttaaatttttttaaattaccaTTTTGCCTTTAATAATACTGCATTTTGAAATTTCTGATCATTTGattctaatttcaaatttattaggtaaaaataaaataaaataggttaaaaattaatttttgaaattattttttctaaaatatctatttaattttttaaaaaaaaattcatttcattATTATGCGCAAACTATACATGATTCTCCTTCATATTTTGTGATGGCTTCAAAGCCAAAAAGTTTGGCAGCCATGTGATTTGAGCTGCTTTTTAACTTTCAAATGCCACCCCCTAAATTATTCTATTATTAAATTTTCCGCCTCAACTTCATAAAATGTGGGCAAACCTGTTAAAATTTTTGGGGGCAAGATTGATAAACCTGGTTAGTTACAGGGGTCAACCGTAATAATGCCTAAAATATCACGGCAATGGTAATTTCAAAGATTTCAAGGTACACTACTACGTTTCCCTGCGCGGGGCAGAAGTTGCAATTTCCAGTATTTCGCGGGAAATTCAGGGGTATTTTCGGGAGATTATGTAAAAAGGCAAGCATAAAATGTAAAGTAGAAGTGGGCACTGGGCACTGGGCAGTGTTGGGATTAAAGGAGAAGCGCACGTTAGTTCATGATGACGCATCGACGTGATGCGTCTGCCTGGAGCTCTGTACGGTGCTAAAGTGCGCTTGATGCGCATGGCCTTTTTACAAAGCCACCTATTTCAGATTTCACCATTCGCCTCCCAGTTGGCAGAGCCAgagctcctctctctctctcgaccCTGTTTCCTTCTCTTATCTTCTTCATCTTTAAAGTAGGGTAATCTTCCGACGACGGAGCAGAAGCCACAGACCTTGACCTTCTCTCTCTACCTCTCACTCATTGTCTCAGTGTTCTAATTCGACTTCCTCTGTAACGCAACCTCTAATGGTGTTTCGCTCGAACTCTCGATCGTTTCACTTCTGGGTCTTGTTTTTTTACTTCACACTGGCCTAGAAACGCGGGGATTAGGCTGTTCATTGTTTTCGTCTTTCTGGGTTTGCATTGAAGTTTCCGTTTTGTACTGGAATGAAATTTCTCTGAAGGTGACGCTTAGCGATATTCTTTCTTAATTCGATCAAATTTGTTTTCTTAAGTTCTTACAAGTTGTGAGGGGGAATTATTTAAATAGTTTGCTAGAAATTTTCTTTCGTTGAAACATTTCATTGGGATTTCAATCTCTTGCAGTGTTCTCTTGTTTTCGAGGAATTCGTTAAAGATGAGTACCAAAGTCCGGACGTCGACGCCGAAATCAGTGAAATCTCCAATGGAGCCTGAAAAAGTAATCATTCGCATCGCCTTTTAATCAATGTTTCTCAGCTGGCTCCTTTTACTTTTGATATAAATTAATTGATGTTCCATTCCCTACTGTTGAAGCTCTAGGCTCCGGTTGGCTTTTTTTAGGCTTTACCAGAGAACATGATTAACGTTTCAATAATAGAAAGTTCAGGAGCAGAAAGTTAAATGGAAAATTTGATGTGGCACTCCTCGATATGTGTTTAATTGTGAATTTGTGATTTCTCCTTCACAAAATATTCAAAGAATGAAAAGTCGTTTTCTTCAACTTGTGAATTTTCCCGTTGTATGCATGCCCGTCcctaattttcttttccttttctttttgatttccaTCCAATTCCATACATTTCTCTTTTCCTGAGGAAACCTGCGGTTCGATTTCCTTTTCTGTTTCATTGAAGGAGAAGTTTGAAATGCAGGGGAGGGGAGGCAAGCTAGTGACTGCTAATAAGGCTTCGAAGAGTCGACGAGGCTCAGCCAGAGAGAGAAAAATGGCTTTGCTACAAGATGTATGGACAATTTTTCATAAACCAATCATCTTTTGGATTCCATTACATTACATGTTCTATTCCATTGATCGTTGTGCATTAGTTTCTAATTTCCAGGTTGATAAGCTGAAAAGGAAGCTTCGACAAGAAGAAAATGTCCACAGAGCATTGGAGAGGGCATTTACTAGGCCTCTGGGTGCTTTACCTCGTCTCCCTCCTTATCTTCCTTCTTGTGTCAGTGGTTCACTCTCCCTTTACTCTTTTTGTTGTTTAATTTCCTCTAATCCATCTCTTTCATTATAGAACAAAGAGCTGTATTAAAAGAGGGAAACTAATTTTGATATGAGATATATAATTCCAGAAATTTTTCCTATTTTCATATGGGAATTACGATTTGGGAGTTTTGGCTTTTGCAGACACTGGAGCTTCTTGCAGAAGTAGCTGTTCTGGAAGAGGAGGTCGTTCGACTGGAAGAACAGGTGGTGCAATTCAGACAAGGCCTCTATCAGGAAGCTGTATGCATTTCATCTTCCAAGAAGATTATGGAGAATTCGGCTGATTTATACAACCCATCCTCAATGAAACATTCTCAACAGCAATCCAAAGCTCAAACTGCGGGAAATGTCGGATTGTCCACCCCAAGGCATTCGTCCTCTCAACCCAGTAAGGCTATGGGATTTACCCAGTTGGATTCAGATGCCATATGCAATCTAAGCGTTTTTGTTTGAATTTGACTCATAAATGCCTTGAGAAATCTTAGCGCTTCTCATTTCACTTTCCCAGAGGATGGGCGAGGAAAGGAGAATCAATCACGCACTAATTCTACAAAGAGCAACAAACAGTCCTTGAACCATAAAGTTCAAGCAATACGAACCCCAACAAAGAGGTCTCTTGAGTATGGATTGGCAGAGAAGTGTTCAAGTCCTGAAAAATCGCAGGTAGAGACTGCTACCAATACGCTTCATTGCCTATGGCTGAATTCATATGCAGTAAATGAACATTATCTTTCTGGATATCCATTTCCAGCTAGAATGTAGAGCAATTGATCACCGAAGTGCCGAATCAAGAACTTTTGTCACAGATGAAAAACTATCTGGTGATGATGGCCCAAACAAAATTTCAGAGAGCATTCTGAAGTGCTTATCAAGCATTTTCTTAAGAATGAGCAAGTTGAAGAGCAAGAGCGCAGCAGAATTTTTACCTCCACTGTCTGCATTAGCTTCACTAGAGACCTGTAAAGAAATGGGGTTCCGCGATCCATATGGTGTCTGTCTGGAATTTGGGAAGAGAGATATTGGTCATTATAAGCATCTATTTGCAATTGAAGCTGGATCGGTCAATCTAAACCAAACATCAAACTCTTTATTTCTTATTCGTAGGCTGAAGTAAATGTCCCTTTTATAATTGCAATTTGTTTCTTTCTTCACGTACTCTATGAAACCACTGGGGGTTATATATACTTCATGTTCTGAATTCTCAGACTCCTCCTTGGGAAACTTGCTTCAGCTGACTTGAAGGGTCTCACACATCAAGAGAAGCTTGCTTTTTGGATCAACATTTATAATTCCTGCATGATTAATGTATGTATGGCACAATTTTCTTTGAACATGAATTCAAGCACCCCAACTGTTATTAAGCATCTTCTATATATGTTAGTTATATtgggtttttttttcctttttgcttaacttaatggatttttttttttacctccaTGAATGTTTTTATCTACTTTGTCAAAAATGACACCATTGTACATTGCTCCAGGCCTTCCTTGAACATGGAATACCAGAGAGTCCTGAGATGGTTGTGGCATTGATGCAGAAGGTATGTCTATCCATATGGTCCCTTTCAGGGATAAATTTGTGTTCTATTATATTCCACACTTGGTTTAACTGGTCTTCCATCACAAAACAGTAAATATTTTTGTgagccttaaaaaaaaaatctgctcACAGTTCAGTTGTTTAAGATTATATCTAAGGACTCACCCTCACTAAAACacccatgaatatataaatttttatgaattcCTACTATTATTCCTCAGGCAACAATAAATGTGGGGGGACACTTGCTAAACGCAGTAACTATCGAACATTTCATCCTGAGACTGCCTTATCACTTGAAATATGTAAGCTGTGCTCCTACAAACTTTTTCTTATGAGTTATTTCTTAGCTTGAAAATACTGTCGCAGTAAATAACTCATGAATGCCCACCAGACATTTTCAAAGGGTGCAAAAGGCGATGAGATGACAGCAAGGAGCATCTTTGGATTGGAATTATCAGAACCGTTGGTGACATTTGCACTTTGCTGTGGAAGCTGGTCCTCCCCTGCTGTATGTTTATGAATAAAGT
The sequence above is a segment of the Malania oleifera isolate guangnan ecotype guangnan chromosome 8, ASM2987363v1, whole genome shotgun sequence genome. Coding sequences within it:
- the LOC131162443 gene encoding uncharacterized protein LOC131162443, which gives rise to MSTKVRTSTPKSVKSPMEPEKGRGGKLVTANKASKSRRGSARERKMALLQDVDKLKRKLRQEENVHRALERAFTRPLGALPRLPPYLPSCTLELLAEVAVLEEEVVRLEEQVVQFRQGLYQEAVCISSSKKIMENSADLYNPSSMKHSQQQSKAQTAGNVGLSTPRHSSSQPKDGRGKENQSRTNSTKSNKQSLNHKVQAIRTPTKRSLEYGLAEKCSSPEKSQLECRAIDHRSAESRTFVTDEKLSGDDGPNKISESILKCLSSIFLRMSKLKSKSAAEFLPPLSALASLETCKEMGFRDPYGVCLEFGKRDIGHYKHLFAIEAGSVNLNQTSNSLFLIRRLKLLLGKLASADLKGLTHQEKLAFWINIYNSCMINAFLEHGIPESPEMVVALMQKATINVGGHLLNAVTIEHFILRLPYHLKYTFSKGAKGDEMTARSIFGLELSEPLVTFALCCGSWSSPAVRVYTASQVENELEVAKREYLQAAVGISTTKFAIPKLLDWYLLDFAKDLESLLDWICLQLPTELGKEAIKCVERGKSKPLSEFVQVLPYEFSFRYLLHA